Within Astyanax mexicanus isolate ESR-SI-001 chromosome 2, AstMex3_surface, whole genome shotgun sequence, the genomic segment gctggtgttggtccactgtgttatatctcatttttggagatgcactagtatcaAAACAAAATACACCTctgaaaaaactaagagaccacttcagtttctctgattttgctatttataggtagatgtttgagtaaaatgaacattgtcatttagggcatttatttgcagaaaatgagaaatgacaaaaagatgcagagctttcagactttaaacaactcagttttcatgtatcctggcatgttctcctccaccagtcttacacactgcttttggataactttatgccgctctggtacaaaaattcaagcagttcagtttggtttgatggcttgtgatcatccatcttcctcttgattatattccagaggttttcaatttggtaaaatcaaagaaactcatcattttaaagtggtttcttattttttccagagctgtataatgtggAGACTGGTGTATTCCTTCAGAGGTCTTTATACATCTTCAGAGATCACACTTTTCAGTTCTTCCTGATTTTCACATGTCCAGCTCACTCCATGTCTCTACACCACTTCCATGACAAGCCTCGGAGTGTTATGCAGCAAACAGGAGTGAACGAGTTTGTTTGTCACAAAGTGAAATGTAAAGAGATGTACTCGGACATCGGCGAGAGAAAGTGGGTCAGTGTTGATGCTGTACCATCGAGAATCAGCAGCGAAGGTACAGCGTGCCTGTAGCAAACTGCAGCTATAGCAAGCCCTATGGCAGGAGAAGTGTCACTAGTTACACAACCTTAAAGCTGATCTCTTAAACCCCCCACACGCACCCCatacatctcctccccctcctaatgtatatatacagtactgtgcaaaagttttaggcaccaaagcaaattacacttatttgtttttctcagcaatatgagtgtttttacctgaaaaacaccacatattatttaaacagatgcaaataaacatacatacagtaaaacataacaaggaattctaatttttaactaagtatcctgtaagccaagctgaagaactaGGTATAGTTCctgatttctcctggatgctcctcagccagcatgtgtatattatgttcagttccatcagcagctcacctgatttcccaaatttaccaatttaccaaaccaggtgttgataatatgatgagaactagaattaactctattaaactcagatgaggagagaatAGGAGGTGTTTTAAAGCaaacagtgatgttaaagctctgctttttgtaaaattgctgtttgtatgtattgtaatgctagtgttttactgagcttataaacacttacttcacagatatgATTATTACACTTATTCTTTAATGAAATTCCCACAGGGGcctaaacatttgcacaatactgtatccCATGGATATTCGTGCAAATTTGTTAAAAATGTGCTTCTGTTGGCTCGTTTGGTGCTTTAACATTTGCTTTTTTATACGTAAGATGTTTACACACTGTGACTAGGTGTTTGtgttcacactcacacattcacgcCGTGGTCACCCATGGCTCTGCCTGTTTCCTGTGCTGGACCGTAACAGATGCAGACAGATTTTTCACCTGTGTTCTGCTTGTGCCCCCACAGCAAGTGAAGTTAAACTGCACACATTTTGTCCTTCCTCCAGATACTCTGAAACTGCATGTTGATATCTGCGCTGACCATCTGTACTTCTGGTGAGGTTGTTCGAGTCCCCTGTCCTTGCACTCCTCCCAAATGTACTCTGAGCTGCTTGAAGGCAGGAGCTGATGAATTTTCATGAACTCGGCCTCTGATAATACAAATTCAGCATTCTGACAATCGCTAAATCTGAGCAGCTTTGAGGTCTTTGTGGCCTGACCTTCCCTCTAACTGCAGTCTCATGCTCAATGTCAGACACTTTTTTATGCTAGTTTAGCGTTACACTTTTGTTTTAGattcttttttattgtatcatgtttcTATTGAAGGACAGAAGCAAGTATTTAGTTTAGTACACCAGTTAAACATTATAtctccttcctttttttcttcatcACTCCCAGCCTATAGTCtggctctagaaaaaaataagagaccacttaaaaattacaagtttctttaatttgaccaaattgaaaacatctggaatataatcaagaggaagatggatgatcacaagccatcaaaccaagctgaactgcttgaacttttgcaccagaagtggaataaagttatccaaaagcagtgtgtgagactggtggaggggaacatggcaagatgcatgaaaactgtgattaaaaaccaagggtATTTATGAAGGGACACCAATGTGTGAGGGATGGGAATGTTTCACTTTATTTAATCTCTTGTTTTATAAAGTATTTCTGCTCTTTCAAGTATTTTTGGTCTTAGGTTGccaaatagaaaagaaaagaagatcaTCTGAAATTATGGATTTTTCAGATtgtcagcaacaagtccaaaggCCAGAATCCAGGAGAACACAGTAATTCACAACAAGAATTCAAATACACACATGAACATAACCATGAGGAACACCAAATTGTGAAGGGTGGGATTACTCCATCACTTTATTTAATCTCTTGTTTTATAAGGTCTATTCAGTCTCCAAACGGAAGCAGCTGTTGTTCTTCTTTAGCACAATGATTTGGCAGAACTTGGTGTACTGCAGACAGCCCTACCTTACCCTGCAACCCCAGTCTGACCCTTCAGCTGTCAGCTTCTCTATCTGTCCTTCTTAAATCTCAGCGAGACATTCCACACTGCCCTAACGCTCCTCTACTCACTTGCTCTCAAATTGAAGAGCCTGTCTGGAGGAAAAAAAGGGAGGCGCGTCACGCGTTTCTTCAGCATAGCCTCCACCTTCTCTTCTCCTCTACCAttcctcccttctctctctctctctctctctctctctctctctctctctctctctctctctctctctctctctctctctctctctctctctctctcctcttctcgtGCCCCTGCGCACTCTCCACTCGCGGCGCGGTGAGAAAGCGGACACACAGAGCGCGTGCGAGGAGGAGCTGGTgaatcttctttctctttttcttgttgttgttttttatctaTCAGTCCTCCGTCAGGCGGACCCGGATCGATATGAGCGTCTGCGGTGCCGGGCGATGACGGGCGTGCGCGCGAGACGCATCGACGTTTTCCCGGCGATGAAAAAGCTGCAGAGCGCGCAGGATGGTCTCGAGACCTAGGCGACCTACGCGTCCTCCGGCAGCGCGCGCTCCTGTTTTGCGTGAAGGCTGTGCGCGGAGCACGATACGCAGCAATTCTCGCGCGTGCGGTCACGTCTAGGCAAGGTGAAGAAACGTGACTGAAACATCTGTCCGATTATCCACCGGGGATCCACCGGCACCAAACCGTTCAGAATGCGGACCGCGCCGCGCGCGCGGGGGAGCCATGGCTGAACCGCTGCGGTCGTCGTCTACTGCTGTGTCCCACGCGGAGGCGGAGAAGCTCCCCGCTTGAGTCGCTCCAGGAGGGAAGAGGAGGGTGTCCGTGAAATGCGCGCCTCACCAGATCTCTGCTGGACACTACGCACAGAAAGTGAGTGCCAAATAAAACCGGATTCAGAAAGTTATGGTGTGAACACGTAATGGATGCAATAGAGAAGTGTAGTATTTTAACATTTGCTTATTTCGCTCTTTCAGGATTTGTTCAAATACCGAATTGAATTTTAAGAACTTAAGTCAATTGAATTTCAGTATAATTAAAGCAAACTTAAAGCAACAAACCACTTTTTTCATCATTACACTGTCCACTACATGTTTTAATATGTAAAGCAGCATATTTGTAAAGACTATTTAAAAGCctattttgtctgttttgttttaaattacctcgtaaaacgtatttttttatttgttgcttcAGGGCAACCGTATGCAGTTAGATCACAAGGCAATCATGCTGAAGCAGTGGTTCTAATTTCAAAAGAGAAAATAAGTTGAagagaaaataattatttaattaaaggtAACCAAATTATTTGACCCGAATTAAAGCGGATTTAATTAAtctaaacagaatataaataaaCTGTATTGACCAGAACTAATCTGAATTAATCTGaactcaactgaactgagtttaagTGATCTGGTCTAATCTGCAATGAGTTGAATTAAACTGGATTCAAATACACTAAAGGGAATTCAAAAGAAGTAAACTGCACTGCTTTGTATTTAAGTGGACTGAATTGAACCAATATAAATTTTATTCAATTGAACTAAACTGACCTGGTGTGAATTAAACTGGATTGATTTAAACTATTCTACATTGAATTCAACCTAATTGAACTGTACTAAACTGGTTTGAATTGAACtaataaaaaactcatttatactAATCTGGACTGAAAGTAAAACGCATTGCATTAAAACTGAATTCAATTTAACTGACTTATACTGAATCCAGATAATTATATCCATTTGGGTTTATCCACAATGGTTCTATGTACGGACTAATGTGCTCATGGAATGGAACCAATTTAAAATGCTAGTAATATAACCATATAGATTGAAAAACATAACGCATTCACGAGAAAACTATTAACCTAGGAGCACATGTTTGTCTggttgttttctgtgtgttttagtgGGATCGCTATGTATTTTATTGACAGttatattaaagtattttattcttTGTGTTTGTATATTGTGTGATAGCTCGTGCCAGTCCCATAGATTTAGAACTTATCTGAAGGTACACTCTCACGTGGTGTGTTGATGGTAACGCGCACTTTGTTctccatttgtttttttatttgtgtttctcCTCCAGCCTGACGCAGCTCGCGCTCATCATGCTCCGCCAAGTGCTCCTGAACTCCACGGCGGCGGCGCGCGGCTTGGACGCGATGAGCCACACGCACGCGCCGCCGCCGCTCAACGTCTCCCTGCACGCGCCCGTGAGCGTGTCCGCGCTGCTGAAGCCCTCGGGGCGCGGCGGCGGCGCAGGAGGAGGGGGCGCGGGGGGGCTGCGCGAGGGCGAGTATAGCAAGCCAGACCTGGCCACGTACGTGGTGATGTGCCTCGTGCTCTTCCTGCTCGTGCTGCTCATCGTGCTCTTCATCAACTGTCAGCTCCGCAACTCCTTCTTCGCTTCCATGCCTTACGACCGTTCCCTGCGCGAGGCCCGCAGCTCCTATAAGTGAGGCGCGAGGAGGCGCGGGACCGACAGATGGATACTGATGGTGCCGTGACCCACACGGAGGCTTTGCGGTGTTTAATAATGAGGAGACTAGCTTGCCTGAGGGGAAGTCAAGGGCTCAGACTGACGCTCTTCTTTAACTTTCTTTATCTCCCTAAAGGTGAAGGAACACTTGGTATGAGTGCACTGTAAAGTCACGCTACATGTCCGTCAGCTTTTATCCCATGTCGTGTGAACAGTGTAACACTGATTCTTTTCTTGTAATGGTGTAAATCCATCATTAAACCTTACCTGTACTATATCCCAATCAGTTCCCTCAGGACTCACTGAAGAACCAGCAATCACAAGTGTGAAAGTAGGCCTCACACCTTGggcactatcttacaccctgcacaaggcctGCTGCCATGCTCATTCTATCTTATACCCCACCAGCAGCCTATTTGCACACCTTCCACctgtattgtttaaatagcaacagtgcttgtgaatacatcTACATCGATGGGCGAAGGAGTCTCAAAAttgggtgtgttcaggtaaatgtctgccttattgctatcttggcaatggaaaacacaggtgcaacaCTGACTGAAAATAACCTAAAAAACATAGGTCAAcagccatttaaatagcaatcgGCAAAGTTACagtacacctggctcttaaagggaatggcaagtgacacaagacatacttttcccatcaaaaacacactgatacaccctaaatcaagctcaaCACCAAAAACACAAAGTCTGGACTTGTATGCTTCTTAGGTAAATTGTTCTTGACAAGTTACCTTTTCATTACCATTACCCTTGCAAGAATAGAAGACATTTATTGAGATGTTGTGTActtgatattttattatattaaattatactaCTGTACAGTATAACAGTAAAACCCTATCCTAGTTAGTCACTAATATCAAACTCTAACCAGCTTAGCTATGGCTACCACATGTCTCACAACATAATAGTGTAAACAATCATTGTTTGTATAAAAAGAACAAAGATTCAACAACTCTACAAATTCCTTAGTTGGGGGCagcacggtggcgcggtgggtagcacttccgcctcacagcaaaacggcctgggttcgattcccggctggggcgtcccgagtctttctgtgtggagtttgcacgttctccccgtgtctgcgtgggtttcctccgggttctccggtttcctcccacagtccaaaaacggcacattcaggctaattggaacttgattgaaattgccccttaggtgtgagtgaatgtgtctgtgtgtctgtctgtgtctgtctgccttgcgatggcttagatcgtagaaccttgtgattagacagtacctttcctgccgcgaaatagccgacgagctgatgtggcgttaaactcaacTACCCAACCCAAATTCCTTagttcctttatttaaatgtaataactTAAACAGGTATAATTTTGGGTCTACCAGCATGTCAGAATCGAATTAGCATTGAAAGCTGTTGAGTAATTTCATTAATTAAGGCACCAACCAATGCATCCTTGGTTTTATGAGCAGAAAAACATCAGGATATATTACCTGTTCTTGGTAAATGTGTTCTAGAGTATTGGAATGCAATTTAGGCAGTTTAAAATTATGTAAAGAAATAACACAaggacacaaaaacacaaaagaatgtATATCGAGAATGTATATGCCCTCTACGGTCCTTTTTAGTTTTGTACCAAGTGAAAATAATAATACTTACTATACAGTATAACATGTGTAGTGTACTTAAAAGTGTCAAAATGGACACAAATATCCACAATACATACTTTTGAGTTTGGTTATGATGGACACTCCACTATGGCTGTATCTCAACTGCATACAACACAGAAATACTATAAGCTCTATTAGTTCtatatacaattatttaattattgtattaACCAGTTTCGTAAGTAATGAAGCGTGGCTGGTTAAACATACATTACTGCAAGTAATTGAGTGTACTCACCCACACTACAACCCTCACACTCAAAAACTAGTTTAagtagtattaataataaatatggaATTGGGATTCACCACTAGAGGCTGTAGCTGCAATCCAAAGCTAGGCTGCAGCTGAGTTAGTCTGCACTTCTCGTTCGCTAGGTCAAATAGTATGGATCCTTTGTATGCAGCCTGGATTGCAGCCTACCACTGATGTAGAGTGATGCACTTTCACTACACAAAGGTTGTGATAGGTCTGAAATGAGctgttctcttcttttttttttacagcaaacaaATCTTGGAAAAATAGTCTGGGCTGCTGTTTCACAAATCATGTTTATGACTTTAAGTGCTGTTAAAATACCAGcaaagaaaaatctcatcacGCTGTAGTAATATGATAGAAAATTAGTCTATTAGTCAGTGCAGCATTGTTTAGCTTCCACTAGACATGGCAAAATTAAGTGTGGCTCCTTTTCCCTGGCCATTGCATATACCTACTGAGGCATTTACTCCTGCTGGGTTGGTTAAGATATAGCTTTTATTTTCCCAATGTATCTGTTTCATTTAACCTAGGTATAGACTATACTATGCCACCAGTATTAGTGTAGCACTCACCATAAATATttctatatcctcctgagacactgcgtcctcatatggggacgtTACATTTCTGGGTCTCtgcattatgattttatttttaaagatgtCCCTTTGgactcatatggagacactaAATGGTCGCATgataacattacactcaattgattgaaaaaaagattgcgggaatcccagtcaaaagtttctacagccagtctagacagaaacatgggccagataaAAATTCTCATCAAATTTTATGTGTAAAACGAGTTTATtgacttactgtagaaagctttAGAAAGCTGTGGACTGATTAACTCCTTCTTAAGGACAAAAGGTTGAAGTAAACTACTGTACCCAAATGAGGACActaatttttggccaaaaatcacTTATGTTCGGttctactaatcccaaatagctaggagaaatgaaaaatgcacaccaagcaaaagtccaggtctcaggaggatatttgTAAAGATAAAATAGCTCTTTTAGCCATTCAGGATGACAACATAAAAAAAGTAGTTCATTTGTTAATGTATCTAATGAACTGGCAAGCATTTTATAGTAGTGATTTAAATTTGGTGCAAGACTGAGGTGTGTctatactctcactatactctcaGTGTTCCAAAACCTGTAAATGATAATCTGACATACATt encodes:
- the LOC125799041 gene encoding small integral membrane protein 32-like; its protein translation is MLRQVLLNSTAAARGLDAMSHTHAPPPLNVSLHAPVSVSALLKPSGRGGGAGGGGAGGLREGEYSKPDLATYVVMCLVLFLLVLLIVLFINCQLRNSFFASMPYDRSLREARSSYK